cgcccggtttcataatcaacttaaagtaagtaaacattaagtaaagttcactttaaagttgacatttacccatatatgaattgtgataaaggtaggtaccaacttacttaaaatttaaaatccactTTAAGTGATTATGAAACCGAACGttacaattattttgaaaattctccaaaccaattatatgaagatttccttatttagatctgatatttaccagtttcatttctctgtccatctattatcatcatctacgtcctgaatcttattttcggtaatggcattgggaaattgtaacaaaatgtctgaaaattaatttagaaatggggtaaatactattaaaaagcaaattttattttagtgataacaaaatattgaaatataccaaacatctaataaaaaacattgcctactagatttttttaaataatatcaaaattataccaaaacagtagatatctactaaatgtgacaacgctgttaaggagaatgatgcacttcattgcactggccacttgacctctgtcacccaataagagggtgcattctaaagtggttgggatagtcggcccaggccgtgtttggtcggcgattggacttctcggttgtctcatccgtctatggttggtaaaaagatatattttaagtaatattgtttaatgcaccattttggtttttttgggatgtaacgaaaataaaaacacaaaatataaaaaatgcaggcattttctaatacctttaaaagcaccatcaatactttaaatttatacaaaacatctttaacataaattctggcttttatattaaaattagattttttaaatttgcatattttttgttaaaaaggtgataaaaaatgagcgcgtgtgttttttaaaggtggaatatccatatttgacggtaatctgagatgcgtttataaatttcacatcaggtaattttgtttaagtccttatttatgtatttatataaatttaaatacctgatatgtcaaaatagtttactttttatataggtaaaaaaacataaccagtccgactctttgagcaaccattgcacgcaggcgccttttatagtcgcttcagttgtcttatgcaacgcttaaggttgcctaggcaacgtcaagacaactcaaaaatcgtccaccaaattagtgcagaattgggtcgtcttctaggcaataaaaacgttgtaacaaaacgttgccacgcggtagacaacgttgtcgcgtcgacaaattgctacttgggtcagtgactgtatattttggtacacgctattttgatgtgtttagtgtttgtttttgtttgatagaaaaatatttgttattataggggaagggaagcagaactattcagatgttccaacttaattattgtaatattaaATCAATGTGTATATAAAAGTATGTATTAAGGTaggcaaaataaatatttagttgacatgacatgtacaaaacactgttaaaataatttttatacataagTTAATTATACCAATTTATAAACCAAtgctgttttatttttctttatacagggagttgaacttgttacgattttcatagaaaattggttataactttgtgaataccctgtataacataataaacctttatatttttgtgatggagcagttaagaagatttcgaacataaagtaaaatatagtgtgttccatttaaaaaacataagtttggtctgccactatgttatcgaacgccctgtaacattctaactaattttataatatgaagctcaaagtttgctacaatttttgttacctATCTATTACTGCAGCGGATCCaatgagctttatcacactaatcaattgtcctgtatattttatcttattacttctgctactTCTGAATTTTTGTcccttatctttttcatactgttttagaatgttgttaaactcattaaaagaactaaataattgtccacacttcatagttaatttaaaaactctttacaaatcaatattaaagtgtaaacataacgtgattagacaaattctaaccacactctgacactcgcgatacttacagatacttaataccacagcatacacgcggctcaaattagcgtgtaccaaaaaacccgGTCACAGTACACGCTAGATAATGACGTAattgacttgatgacgtttaagcgtgtacctaacttttttatttgcgtacacgttagcgtgtacctagacacagcgttactTTTTAAAATGTTAGATCACAGAACAATATGCATTCTGTGGTTATAAAAAATCTCTCGATAAAAATCCCTAGAGTACGTCAAAAATACGTGTTGGCAGTCCTGATTGTTGATGATAAAGCGAAAATTTTGAGGTTGTGTATATTTCCTTAGGAGCCGATTgttctgaattattttaaagtacaATTTAAATTTTGAGAAAATGTCTTCAAGATACGATAGAGCTATAACTGTATTTTCACCAGATGGTCATCTTTTACAAGTAGAATATGCACAGGAAGCTGTACGCAAAGGATCCACTGCAGTAAGTACAAAATATCTTAACCCAAACTAAAAATTGTCAATTCATGTTGCAAAAGTTTTAATGTTTTAAGTGAATATACTGTGTATTACAACATATTATCGTTTGTGTTGacttgttttaataattttttcaataatataGGTAGAGGGGTCTTTATGAATAACTGACTGTCAAAGTTCGTTCTAGACATAATTCAGCCTCTAGCACTTAACACATCTTTTATCAAAAACGGTATTTCTTACAAAAACGAGCtgaaataaattataattttaaaaatatgctGGTCAGTTTTGACATAACCAGTCTTTTCACCAATGTACCACTGGAGAAAACGGTAAACTGagaaactttaaaaataataagaggaAAACTAGAAAGGGATGATAAGAGATGATATGGGCTCTTCCTTATCTCCATTATTAGCTGATAAGaatacacaaaataacacacaaaACAGAGAGAATTTGATACCACTATGGCACTAACAtcattttcaaacaatttttttcaaccaGACATTGCCATGGTCCAAAATATCCAGACCAAATTTTTTGTTTGAAAAGATAGACATAATCTGATAAAATCAGTTTATAAAAATCTAAAATTTTTCAGcattttcctttttcttttttgaCATCGAAACATCAAACAATAGTTAATTGAATGATATGCTGGAACGACGTTGTAACTGCCAATAGTTTCATATGTGGGATTTCCATGGAACAACGTTCTATGTGCACAAAATAGTGTACTATATTTAGTCGTATCATATTACTCTCATAAAGATTCCTTTTTTTAAAATGATCAGTTATATTatgtgttttttaaaattttcgacAAAATCCAATTTGGGGTTTACAAAGTTGTTCCAGAGTAGGGTTCAATTAAGAAATGTAGTTTCTATTACATGaataattgtggcttaatcccatataaacatgttattaaataTAGCTagaatttaatttttacattgtttTTTAGGTTGGTGTCAGAGGTGCCAATGCAGTAGTACTTGGTGTAGAAAAGAAATCAGTAGCTAAGCTTCAGGAAGAACGTACAGTTAGAAAAATCTGCTTATTAGATGATCACGTTGTTATGGCATTTGCAGGACTTACAGCTGATGCTAGAATTCTAATAAATAGGGCCCAAATTGAATGTCAAAGCCACAAACTCACTGTCGAAGATCCTGTCACTTTAGAGTATATCACAAGATACATCGCTTCTCTGAAACAAAAATACACTCAAAGTAATGGTAGGAGACCATTTGGCATTTCTTGTTTAATTGGTGGTTTCGATTATGATGGAAAACCTCATTTATATCAAACAGAACCTTCTGGAATTTATTATGAATGGAAAGCAAATGCGACAGGTAAAAGGCAACTGacacttttatttcttttttttgattgatattaaagtatattttttcaaCCTCCTTTTATCTTAACTGTTTTGGTGCTGCTGTTGCTTATAAGCATCTGTTGATGACTAGTGTAGGTGCTGCTGCTGTCACTTATAATCGTTTTAGTCATATTGATAGTCTGTACAATCTATTTtgaactgttttattattatattaactCTTATCTATTTCCATTCTCATTTGCTTATGTTTTGTTAAGGTGCCTTCTTATTTACTAATTTgctaatttttgttaaattttacaATTCCATAAAAtgtaggtacagtggaaccccgataagtcggcccccgataacccggaagtccggctaacccggaccgattttcatcagataaacattttgattttcaatattttgtatttttcaatttaattgtggcttatttccaatcaaaatagttaattatcagacaaacctttcaacaataaaaatgtatgtaatataatatttgagagataatgtgtacttatgtgtgtaatttgaactatacgatattaaaaatgactcatagcacacgccgcagaaacaacagccacctgtctgtagtatctattcctttttatttcaaactgtcagcattgtttaggaaagactatttaaaaaattcttttataaacaatggtctttagtattgtgtgtcttgtattgttcgcttccatttgcttacgtttgggtttggtgttttttttagtaattttaatgagtaggtactatgtgcatatttataaatatatttcatgttatttcaattctaacggagtttatctgtaagtataccgtattttattaatttttaccatattctccggctatctcggattttcgataacccagatcggttgcggtcccgattaatccgagttatcgaggttccactgtacctacaTGTTGTAGTTTTAGTAGATTAGTCCAGTCATCAGCTTTGACTCTAAAAATCATACTTACAAACTGAATATTGTCAAGAATGTCAATTTTGCGactaaaaaaaaatgcaaaacaaTTTCCCAAAACTGAcattttcaataaaattgtgCTTAAGGAATGACAGTTTTATATTAAATTCGATTCGGGGTCACCACCATCGGCTGACCATGGTTTCTGCTTTTCAGCGTCTGTAGAGTCGCCTGTGGTGTATCCCGAAGCAAACTGAATCCAAGTTGTCGAAGTATGCATATAAATGAGATATTAAATGCGTACGGATGTGTTAGCGACATCTATCTTGACACAGAGAAAATTCTCTatagcagcggttctcaaactttttgagtcatgtaccacctacactGCCCTGTTAAGAATAGAAGTCGTAACTGACACAATCCCTATTTTGAGATATTCGATGTTTTACATTTGATTAATTGCCATCAACTGTAATGACTCATTAAAAATCTTGTTACAACATAGCAATATATTTTTTGAGTACAAATTTAATGAATGCGTGCAATTTTCTTTCAGAGTATTTGAAATTAGACTTTTGATAGATACGACATTTAATATTAACAAATCATAAAAATGAGGTAAAGTAAAAAGTCTTATCTTAATCAAAGTTATAGTTTATTAAGATAAACAAAATAACATAAAGTCATAATCAGTTTTTTTAATCATGTAGGTAAAGTTCCAGGTTCCACTGAAGTTGGTAAATTATTCCACAACGCTTGTCTGCTTTTAGGAATGTGTCCACACAGTTTGGATATAATTAGTTGTTTTCTTTCAGTCGTTATGCCTCTAGGAATGGACTTGGGTGAAGGTTTTGTCATTTCCTGTTTTGAAATCTTTGCATTTAGAATGTTTATTTCACTTTCTGTCTCTGAGGTGAAGCTGGTTTTgtacgaaaaaaatattttgcagACACTTTGTTTGCATCCGTCATTGTCTTTAAGAAACTATAAAAAACTTGTTGACCTTCTCGATACAACACTAGCTGTGGTTTTCCGTTTGGTTACTTGTTCAGATGcgtcattaaaaataaaattttttccacctacctctaccgaaagtatacttttccggacctgattgcagggagcaaagttgtacttctcctccctagggagaaaaagtaaaagtgacgtcatggtatttcattaatgaaatataacttattgacgccctgtacaatatctattttctattacgtaagtatctatacattttaacgtttatttataaaacaccctgtattttgcagaatggtaaaaaacaataaattgttattttgatttaacaatgtttacattaataatttgacttataattgacagttgacagttatattgtacctacttgttagttttagttttaataaattttgttggttagttacataaataaattaagtaaaaatgaaaaattacttgttattaatttgaggaagatggaaaaaccatatgtataacatgggagtaaagtgccttttcctcccttgaatgattacagtaaacttcattctcaggaggaaaagtagcactttcctcccttgttatacaaatagctattctgtTCGTCTTTTTGCAATTTCCAAAATTCTCCATTTATTTCTGTTCGTCTCGCTTCTGTAATTTTTTCGGAACATCTCTTGCAAGACATACAAGATGGTTTTACACCGTGCTTATCAATTGTGGctgttaattttctttttttttctcattgCTAGGCTCTCTTTAAATTTCTTTCGTTTACGGATTTCCCCTGTTTTAGTGAATTTGTCTTTTTCCGCCCTTTCAACAGATACGTATATTATATCTACCAAGATTTCTTGAATAAAAGGGAGACAGTCTTCCTTACCTTCTTCTTCACCTTTGGAATCAGATTCTTCAGGAACAACATTTGCAGCTCTCAAAGTTATATCACTAATAATCTTCACTTTATTTAAACCTTTTCTGTTTAATTTCGGTTCCTCAATTTCTTCCGTCTTTGAATCTGACAAAATAGAATCGGAGTCATTATCATGCTGAAGTTTCGGTTCCTCAATTTCTTCCGTCTCTGAAACTCAGAGCCGTAACTGAAAATCAGATACGCCTAATAACGCTTACAACCGTTTAATTTCTAGGTTAATAAACTAAAAAGGCGGGAACACTATGAATAATTAGGTTAGATCTTCCTGTTGTTAGAATATTTTGTCGAAACTACACAATTGTTAATCAAATTTGTCGTAACTACAAATCGTCTTGTGAAGATACgactaaaaatgttaacaaaTGGAGATTCGACAAATTGACTTAACATAAACTGTAAAAATGCAGATccgacaaaattttaaattggaataacttatttttaaacagCAGATAGGCCTTTCATTCTTAACATATAGGTAGATTATTTGGCTATCAATGTGTTGGCGTTATAACCCTAATATACTCAAAATTGCAGATACGACTTCTATTCTTAACAGGGCAgtacagttctttttattatttttggtaccacatatacagggtgtaacaaaaatacaggtcataaattaaatcacatattctggaaccaaaaatagttcgattgaacctaacttaccctagtacaaatatgcacacaaaaaaaagttacagccctttgaagttttttttttttgaaaaatggctttggcatagccaattagccagacttgtttgtgattgattgcagattcatagtcataaatttcttataaacatacgtacattctacaatattatttttatagatacattgatacattgtgtagcttttttttattttttttttaattattttactgtttttttaatatatattttaatttgtgcgaaacacttttctttacttctttttttttctattctttttttatttttgtttctattttttttttctttttttttatttattatttttttgttattattttattaggtgttttttatgttattattttattatgtgtttttttatgtatatttttttttaatttttttcaaccctttgaagttacaaaatgaaaatcgattttttccgatatatcgaactattggagattttttaatgaaaatggacatgtggcatgactatggcaggaacatcttaaaaagaaattatagtgaaatttgtgcaccccataaagattttatgggggttttgttcccttaaacccccccaaacttttatgtacgttccaattaaattattattgtggtacccttagttaaacacaatgtttttgaaactttttttgcctcttagtattttttagatataccagTTTTAAtcaagatgcggcttcttttttaatatgttaacataacaattttatggagattttgtgcctttacaccccccaaatgtttatgtacgt
This genomic window from Diabrotica virgifera virgifera chromosome 1, PGI_DIABVI_V3a contains:
- the LOC114334236 gene encoding proteasome subunit alpha type-7-1, whose amino-acid sequence is MSSRYDRAITVFSPDGHLLQVEYAQEAVRKGSTAVGVRGANAVVLGVEKKSVAKLQEERTVRKICLLDDHVVMAFAGLTADARILINRAQIECQSHKLTVEDPVTLEYITRYIASLKQKYTQSNGRRPFGISCLIGGFDYDGKPHLYQTEPSGIYYEWKANATGRSAKTVREFLEKFYTAEEVATEKGTVKLAIKALLEVVQSGQKNLEIAVMRHGEPIVMLDGETIEKYVTEIEKEKEEEAEKKKAKK